In Australozyma saopauloensis chromosome 5, complete sequence, the genomic stretch CACTGCTTCACCTGTTCCAAGGTAAAGCCCTTGGCAACCATTCTTTGGTTCAATTCAGCCACATTGATACCGGCGCTTCCGCTTTCCTTGGCCATGGTACGAATATGCTGCATGATCATGGTGATAGGATCCTCCATCTCGAACTCCTTCATGTCCATAGACAGCTTGGAACATGCCATGAGACGCAAGGCCTCATCAACATCGTTCTTGCTGACGGTGTTCACAAACCGTATTCTGGCCAATGCTTGTGAAAGACGCAAGATGGCCAAAAGCGTACGGGGTGTGATGTGGGCGAATTTGCGGACCGAgtcttcattcttcttAGACTCCTTACGCATGTTAATGTATGCCTGAGTAACATATGCGCCGACTTCTCTTGGAACGGTTGGTCTGTAAGTTCTGGCCATAGAGATGTACTGGCGGATAGTTTGCGGGTCGAGTGGCTCGAAGCCCATAGCTGGTTCCTTGTTGTACTGGTGAACATAGGTGACGTGGCGAGCCAACTGTTCGTCTCCAGCCTCAGAGGCCTGGTCCAACATGAGATACATAATATCAAAACGGGACAAAAGTGCTGCTGGCAAGTTGATGTTCTCGTGAGGAGACAACTTAGGGTTGTAGCGACCATACAAGGGATTGGCGGCGGCCAAAATCGAGGTACGTGCGTTCAAAGTGGTGTTGATGCCGGCTTTAGAAATAGAGATTGTTTGCTGCTCCATGACTTCGTGGATTGCAGTACGGTCGGACTCCTCCATCTTGTCGAACTCATCAATACAACAGATACCATTGTCGGCCAAAACCAAGGCACCGCCTTCCAAGACCATCTCGTCCGTGACAGGGTCTCTCATAACAGCAGCAGTCAAACCGACACCGGAAGAACCACGACCCGTTGTGTAGACAGATCTAGGGGCAATTTTGTTGATGGCCTTCAAAAGCTGAGACTTGGCCACACCGGGGTCACCCATGAGGCAAACGTTGATATCACCACGAATACGCATACCGTCGCCAATCTCTTTGGTCACACCTCCACATAATAGAAGGagcaagatcttcttgacgTCGAGATGGCCGAAAATCTCTGGCGCAATAGACTCGGCAAGACGGTTGTAAACGCCGCCTCCATTGTGCAAGTTGAGAATCTTCTGCTTGGTTTCGTCATCAAGAGTGAGGGACTCATACTGTTTTTTATGCTGACTGACGTATTGCGCCTCCAAGTATGTCTCGGTCAAAAGACCAGCGCGCAAAGCGCGGTAGCCCGTGTAGGGAGAAGGCAAAAACACACCCGAGACGTCGACAATGTCACCCGGGTTCATGCTACGCACAAGGTCGCCATTGACGTGGATGGTGAGCGACCGTGGGATATGGCCCACGGGGACCTGGTTGGACATTTCCTGGATCTTGACCTCTTGGAAAGACAGAAATTTGGACGCCCGCGTCGACATAAATAACTGCCCCCTTTGATTATCTGTCTTACAGATGGGAGACGTGCACTCGGTGAGTGGCTGGAACGTTTTCGAGTTCACCTCCTGGAAGATCTCATATCCACACTTGTCACAAGTGTATGCGTTGACAAGCACCGAAGGCTTCACGTCCGACACTCTGGTCACAATACCACGCACAGTGATGTATTTTCCGACATGGTGGCCCTTCACTTGTCTCACCGCATAAGCCTTGGTGTTGGACGACAAGGGAGAGAAGTACAAGTGGTATCTACGAGTGAGTTTTGCCGGGAACAAGTCCTCCAGCATCAAGCCGTTTCCTGCAGTGGCGCCATTCTGCAGCTGCAGCTCTTCGCCGTTGTTGGCGCCAAAACCAGTGCGCAAGTTGTTGATCTCCTCGGCGTGTTCCTGTTCCACACGCATGTTTCTCAACTTCCGCTGGTGCAACACCACGTCCAAAACGTCGTCCTTGTACGAGACCTCCTTGGTGGGCTCGGGCATCAATTCGTCCACGACCTGGCTGAACAACTCGATGAAGTGGTATGCGTTCTTCTGCACCTGGTACACCAAGTCTGTGGAAAGTGGTTGTGCCATGAACGTCTGGTGGTCCTGGTACGCCTTGATATCGTCGAGATCCACATAGAGAGTGGTGAGATCACGGTTGGCGATCTTCTggaacaagtccaagtATTTCATTCCTGTAGGTGCATCTTCGGTTTCCATTGGATCGTCGGCAGAAGAGGCCTTGAAATGGGTGAAGAAGTCATGGGCCTGCGCCTTGAGCTCTGCGTAGTTGACGTTGATTTGCACGGTCGGCAATGCGACTGTGGTGGCCATTTTGTGTGGGGGGTTGGTGGAGGGTGGAAAAAAGAACGATGAGTAGGTGGATTGACGCGGGTGATTACTATTCCGTTTTGGGACGGCGTCAACAGTACGCGGGTCGCTGCCTGCAggaatttgcaaccaagAACGAGTTTAATTTTGGGAATGGCTTGGGTGTATCGTCGGAGGTAATTTGATGTAGAGTTTTGACAATGATACAATTGAGTGTTCAAGACTTGGGATTgatgacttcttcttgttttaGTCTTTGTTTTGTGGGAACGATAGAGCGTTGTCTAAACCTTAAATCGGTCAGGAAAATATTAAAATGGGGTCAAAAAGCTATAGTTTCATTTAATTGAGTTGATATttatttgaattttcacTTTTTGATTCTCGTGAAGCTTGTTTAGGAGATATGGCTGTAGCACTTTGTGGTCCATACAAGCGCCAATCTTGACGCGTTTTCAGATAGCATTCGGAATCAGTCCAATCATACAGTTGTCGTGGTATATTCCAGCAGTTCTATAGCTCCTTTTATATTGTCAGCTGCTTGAAAATCGATAGAGGCGTTGattgtttcaaattgtaTGGTACAAGTGTTAGCCACTTGTGAAATCAAACAGAAAcgaacaaaacaaaattaaagtAAACCAAGTTAAGCTCATCAGTGTACTGAATTTATATTAAAACAAATATTAAAGGAAAATTGAGAGATAGAAAGGCTAATTCCCCATCAAATCAACCAATGCCCTGGCAGCGGTTTTCTCTTCATTTTTAAGGCCGTTCTCAGCAGGACTACTCAGTCCTGTCAGATGGTTTCTTAGCGTTTCGGCGCCCATGGCTGCCCAGTCCTCTTCGTCGGTCTCACTGGCAACATCCTCATGGGAGACTGCCATTCTTGGCTCGCTTTTGACATTTGCCAGCAATGCTGCGAGATTGGATTGCGAGCcattttcattgttcttcaatCCTGCGTGTCCTCTTGGAAGAGAGTTTGAGAGCGTGGAACGAATGTTCGACTCGTTGAATGACAGTTTTCTGCGTCCGAAAGCCGCGGTGAGTTGATCCGCGGTAAGGTAGAGCTCAGGATGTGGTTCAGCCTTGGAGCTCCATGAGCCTAGAGGTGAACTGGAGGTGACAGAATTTGTCTGTGCCACTGGCACCGGCGAACTAAGCGAAACCGCCGAGTTTCTCGCTGAAGAAACAATGTAGTTATCAAGGTTCTCGAGTGAGTTCAAGCGACTGCGGCTGAATATTGTTTGTCTCGTGGAGCTAGAAAACGATGTGTTCTTTGACACCGCGTTAACTGTGGCAGAAGACAGCTTGCGTCTGGGACCCAGAAGCGCAGGCGGAGGGCTGAACTTAGTAGGCACTCTGTTGGCAAATTTTAGAGGTGGGGATCTCTTGAACTTTTGTTTGGTTACACCAGATGACATTTCGTCGTCATCAAACTTAAATAGGGAgtcctcttcttcttcgtcgtcgtcgtcgtctTCATCCGAATCTTCAGCAATGGCATTGTCATCTATGTCTGCCAAACGATGGGCATGAGCCAAGTTTGCTCGGAAAGCAGCATTGCTTGGATTGGCGGGATCGCTCTGAACAGACGCATCGTATGAGACCATGTCTTCCATCATGTCATCGTTGTCATCAGATTGATCAGAGTCCAGCTCCGAATCCAACTCGTTGCCATGACTGTGGTCGAGTTTCTCGTTGGGGAGTTTTGTGTTGTGCAAGTTCCTCTTCGTGTTTGTGATCGAGTCTCTCCTGTTGCTGGGTTTGTGAACACGCGTCGCCGAGGAGTGCGGAACGGGCTCGTGATAGACCCGCTCTATGGCTTCGTGCGTCGTGGCGGTCGGCGCATCTGCAGCGACGTGCTCGGCGCCCGCCTCGGCCTTCTTCAGCCATCCGAGCTTGGCCTTCTCTCTTAGTTCTTGCACACTCACACGGGGGTACGCGCTGGCGTTATCGGTGACAATGTAGTCCGAGTCGACCTTGCGCACCGCCCACTGGCCCCAGCCAATTTTCTCGAAGACCACGTTGTTTGTTGGATCTTCCTGTTCCATGGCGGCCATGATCAATCTCCGTTGTTTGGACAACGAGAGGAGCTCGAAGCCTGGAACTTCCACCGACAACTGAGCAGTGATGAGCCTAATTGCCAAGGGGCCCTTGCGTATTAGCAAGTTTGCAAGACGCGTGGGTGTGATTTCGGCGGCCACCCGAAGCGCCTCGGGCGACAGCGTGGACAACTTTGTTTCATGTTTCGAGGCGACTTTCGGACCCTCGAGCGGGTGATCCACAGACTCCATTGGGAATTTCAGCGCCTTGCGACTTTTCGCGGGCGTGCGGTTCTGACTAATAAGAACGGTGTTATCGGCGACACAAGAAACGACGCCGCCAACAGACCAATTGAGGAGGTTTGGGTGTGGAGCAAGCGacaattcaaatcaacagGCCAGTATCAATTGGCCGGCGTAAtttgttttccaaaatttggtTTGTGGTGCCAATTTTTCACAGGGCCTATATAGTTACTCTGCCTTGTAATAAGTATGaccaacaccaacagcagcaaGCAAATAGAGAATAACAGCGATCGAGAAGTTCAGCGAAAAAGCGGGTATCAACTACTGAAACGTTTAatttattttatttcaaCGTGTGTGTGTGTATGTGTTTGCCGAGGTACTTGAATAGTGGTATTCCCGTCCAGATAAGATACGAGAGATAGCCAGCAGTAGCTGAAAAATTCGGGCCACGACAGAAAGGATAGAAAGGATTGGGAGGAAGCGGCGGGGCGGAAAGCGGGGTAGCGAATATAAATACCGGGGCAATTCCTCCagtttatttttatttgaTCAGCGTTTTCAGAAGTCTGGTTGTGCCAATTGCGATTGTAGTAGCAAAGTGAAAATTAGTGGTCCGGGCGTGTGTTTGACGTGGGGCAGAAATTACTCGGGGTGCGAATATACGGGTGACACAACGATAGGAGCAATTGGGCCCAGCGAAGATGCAAGAAAGAAAACGGACGCGGGTCTACAAGTCCGGCGGCGGAATATAAATAGAGCGGGGTTCGcctcttcaattgagaaatttttaACTTTAAATTATTTATAGGGTTTTTTGGGGTTGTTTGCGTGGTGGTGACCAGTGGTGGCAGTGGTGGCCGTGGGCGTGTGAttggtggctgcaaagaCCCTGGGGTGATCAGACGGCACGGGGCGACGGGGGATTCGAGCCGCCAGAGAGTAATTTCGGCGCGTGTTGCGTGCAGGCTGTGGTTGTCTTGGTGGGAGAGGGGACTGAGACACTGGACCCAAAAGAGTTGTTTGTGGAGGTAATTGTATTTTGGAAAAAGTTTGTTTTtcgttttgatttttttctttttcctctcttttcttctttttggctAGTATTGTTGGTCTTACTTGGCTGAGATCTGGTGGTTCTATATGGCATATGCGGCAGGGTATTGTGGTTGAGtcattgaattttgagTTACTGATGAAGAGATCGAAAATCTGAAATTTCTGTACTTTTCAATAGAACATAAGGGGTTCGTATTTATTTGACACTCTTGTTTGGTCGAATGGGTCTTTGCAGTCACCTTCTGCCATATCCTACAAACCAGAACACTCAAAAAATAACCTCCGCCAGGTCGTCAAATTGCTCTTTGTAAATTTAGCTCATTgtaatcaaaaaatcaccAGTTCACACTGGAATCTAAACTACAAGCTTATATATACAAGCTTGCATCTAACAAGTTCTACATAAGCTCTACACTATCGAAGCACAAGTCTTTGTATTGATCGTCATCAGACTAATTTTCTCCTCAACAGAGAGGTACAGCATGTACCAACACCAGCATCCTTACAAAGATGGGAAGGTTTGGTCGTTGATGGCAGCTGGGGCTGGGGCGGCCTTCTTGCCGTCACCCTTTCTACCCTTGAAGCCGGTCTTCTTACCGTTGAACTTTGGAGCCTCCTCACCGAAAGAGGTGGTGATgtccaaaagcttcttctccttaGGAGCTCTTTGTCtgaccttcttggaagaagtGGCACCAACAAAGTCCTGGGTCTCCTTTTGGATGACGTCGAAAGAGGTCCACTTGGACTCGGCGCCCTCGTTGGCCTTTCTGGCAGCGTTGGCCTTGTTCAAGGACTCGAGCTGCTCTTGCTCAGCCAAGTATTCCTTCAAGGACTTGCCGGCTGGAGCAGCTGGCTCCTCCTTGACCTCGGAGGCGATCTCGGCGTTGGCGTCGGCCAAGCCGGCGGTCTCGTCGTCGATCTCTCTTCTGTCGTCACCCCAACCTTGGGcaaccttcttcttggagtcgGTCTTGCCGGTTCTGGAGTGACGGTCGAATGGCTTCTTCTCGCGCTTGGCGCCGCCGACTGGGCCAGCAACAGACTTGTTGTTGGTCTTGTCCTTCAAAGCGGCCTCGTTGCTGGTCAAAggcttcttgttcttcttggccttggcTGGGTCAGCGGAGGCTGGAGCAACGTCGGccttcttggaggaggtggTCTTCTTGACGATCTCCTTTGGCATTGGGACTGGAGCTGGCTCGTCGTCCTCGACGTCATTGCCCAAAAGAGCATACAAGTTCTGGCAGGTTAGTATTGGGAGAGAGAATCTTAAAAGCCCAAAAGAGAGGGCCCTGGATGGGAAGAATTGGCCAATGAAATCACTTGTTGCAGAAATTCCGTGTCACTTATAAAAGCGTTTATATTCAGTGTTCGTCTGAAGGGGTCGTCTGAAGGGGTCGCCGTGGTCTTAGTCTATTACATGGGTCACACAAGACAATACACCCAACGACCAATTGAACGCAGAAACACATTTTCACACATGACcccaacaattccaaacaGAACAGCACAACATATTCCTACAATTACCCcctttcaaaaaatcagaTCGACCAATGACCCGTTCCTGACTCTGTACTTGTTCGAGTAACGGTTTCTCCACACCTCCACAAAAAGTCGACGAAGGGGCGGCCGTTTGGCGGAACGGAGGCGGGGTTTTTAACGCTGGCGCTCGGAAAAGTGAAACGGGTGACGTGTCCTTTCGAATTGACAAACCTGGGCAAATCTACGGGCAGTGGAGGGCCCAAAGTGGGGCTTTTTCCACAAAGTTAAACTGAACCAAAAGGGAGTTGGAATGGCACGTTGCGTGGAGCAATCCAGGGCCTGTGGGTTGGAAATGGATTGGGGGTGTAACATACCTTGTTCTCGAAAGACATTGTGTCTAAAGTAATCTGATAGATGAAAAGTAGGTGTGATTGTCGGAAAAAATTTTCAGACTATGCGTAGTGAGAGCACTTTCCTCAAAGAATTGTCGACTTGCgggaggcacgggtgcgGCTGCCGGGTGAGGTGGGTGAGAGGTGGGTGGTTGGGGCTTGTGTGCAGGACGTCTGTGACCGGTaatgtttcttctttttcgttgaTTCTAAACGAAAATTGCG encodes the following:
- a CDS encoding DNA replication licensing factor MCM7, which gives rise to MATTVALPTVQINVNYAELKAQAHDFFTHFKASSADDPMETEDAPTGMKYLDLFQKIANRDLTTLYVDLDDIKAYQDHQTFMAQPLSTDLVYQVQKNAYHFIELFSQVVDELMPEPTKEVSYKDDVLDVVLHQRKLRNMRVEQEHAEEINNLRTGFGANNGEELQLQNGATAGNGLMLEDLFPAKLTRRYHLYFSPLSSNTKAYAVRQVKGHHVGKYITVRGIVTRVSDVKPSVLVNAYTCDKCGYEIFQEVNSKTFQPLTECTSPICKTDNQRGQLFMSTRASKFLSFQEVKIQEMSNQVPVGHIPRSLTIHVNGDLVRSMNPGDIVDVSGVFLPSPYTGYRALRAGLLTETYLEAQYVSQHKKQYESLTLDDETKQKILNLHNGGGVYNRLAESIAPEIFGHLDVKKILLLLLCGGVTKEIGDGMRIRGDINVCLMGDPGVAKSQLLKAINKIAPRSVYTTGRGSSGVGLTAAVMRDPVTDEMVLEGGALVLADNGICCIDEFDKMEESDRTAIHEVMEQQTISISKAGINTTLNARTSILAAANPLYGRYNPKLSPHENINLPAALLSRFDIMYLMLDQASEAGDEQLARHVTYVHQYNKEPAMGFEPLDPQTIRQYISMARTYRPTVPREVGAYVTQAYINMRKESKKNEDSVRKFAHITPRTLLAILRLSQALARIRFVNTVSKNDVDEALRLMACSKLSMDMKEFEMEDPITMIMQHIRTMAKESGSAGINVAELNQRMVAKGFTLEQVKQCIDDYCQYGIFQLFDNNELLLVV